The Streptomyces sp. NBC_01255 genome window below encodes:
- a CDS encoding ABC transporter ATP-binding protein, translating into MSDDVSAIAAEGATVVLDGTTLLAPTTFAVPPGEFRCLTGSNGSGKTTLLRAFLGSRRLTDGAVLVRGETVDMARPRHRRLVASLVEPVPVARDMTIREQVTLVAASWYGNTTTTVGRAEEITGRLGLTALGARFPSQLSSGQLQLFHLALTLVRPADVVLLDEPERHLDTEHVALVAALLAERAGQGTSFLVATHEAAMVEACDGVVELG; encoded by the coding sequence GTGAGCGACGACGTGTCCGCGATCGCCGCGGAGGGCGCCACGGTCGTCCTGGACGGGACCACCCTGCTGGCGCCGACGACGTTCGCGGTGCCGCCGGGCGAGTTCCGGTGTCTCACCGGAAGCAACGGCTCCGGGAAGACGACCCTCCTCAGGGCCTTCCTGGGAAGCCGGCGGCTGACGGACGGCGCCGTCCTCGTGCGGGGCGAGACCGTCGACATGGCCAGGCCCCGGCACCGGCGGCTCGTGGCCTCGCTCGTCGAACCGGTGCCCGTCGCCCGTGACATGACGATCCGCGAGCAGGTCACCCTGGTCGCCGCCTCCTGGTACGGCAACACCACGACGACCGTCGGGCGCGCCGAAGAGATCACCGGGCGACTGGGTCTCACCGCGCTGGGCGCGCGGTTCCCCTCCCAGCTCTCCTCCGGCCAGTTACAGCTCTTCCACCTCGCGCTGACCCTGGTCCGCCCCGCCGACGTCGTCCTCCTCGACGAACCCGAGCGGCATCTCGACACCGAGCACGTCGCCCTCGTCGCCGCCCTGCTCGCCGAGCGCGCAGGGCAGGGCACGTCGTTCCTGGTCGCCACCCATGAGGCGGCCATGGTGGAAGCCTGCGACGGCGTCGTGGAGCTGGGATGA